A region from the Mesomycoplasma hyopneumoniae J genome encodes:
- the rpmG gene encoding 50S ribosomal protein L33: MAREGLTLRCTDCKMENYITKKNKKTKPEKIEVKKHCHKCNKHTLHREKK; encoded by the coding sequence ATGGCAAGAGAAGGTTTAACTCTAAGATGCACTGACTGTAAAATGGAAAATTATATTACTAAAAAAAACAAGAAAACCAAACCAGAAAAAATTGAAGTCAAAAAACACTGTCATAAATGCAACAAACACACTTTGCATAGAGAAAAAAAGTAA
- a CDS encoding aminopeptidase P family protein — MNRKYLEKAFFDNHLDVIISFSFQSRLWLTKIAASDGILFIEKDQAFLFVDGRYIEKAEKDAKNCQVFLTTKANLEDFFKKKPYQKIGIESEYLTIEQFDKIRSWFPNADFVKLQAQLFRIIKTEEEIKNIEKAVEISLAAYNKIFPKIKPGMTEKSIDVNLNYQMKLLGAEKESFDSIIATGSNSAMPHWRASETEILDNDLLKIDFGALFNGYCADITRTSYLGQISEKKLEILEIVKKAAEIGRKKVAPGVKASEIDLACRNFITEQGYGKYFIHSTGHGVGIDIHELPVVSSTSQTILEPGMVITVEPGIYIPGLGGARIEDVVLVTESGFRTLSRKGERI, encoded by the coding sequence ATGAACCGCAAATATTTAGAAAAAGCGTTTTTTGATAACCATTTAGATGTAATTATTTCTTTTTCATTCCAAAGTCGACTCTGACTAACGAAAATTGCGGCCTCCGATGGAATTTTATTTATTGAAAAAGATCAAGCTTTTTTGTTTGTTGATGGTCGTTATATTGAAAAAGCTGAAAAAGATGCTAAAAATTGTCAGGTTTTTTTAACTACCAAGGCAAATCTTGAAGATTTTTTCAAGAAAAAACCGTATCAAAAAATCGGCATTGAATCTGAATATTTAACTATTGAACAATTTGATAAAATAAGAAGTTGATTTCCAAATGCCGATTTTGTTAAGTTACAAGCCCAACTTTTTCGAATTATAAAAACAGAAGAAGAAATCAAAAATATCGAAAAAGCTGTTGAAATCTCACTCGCGGCTTATAATAAAATATTTCCAAAAATCAAACCGGGAATGACGGAGAAAAGTATCGATGTCAACCTAAATTATCAAATGAAGCTTTTAGGAGCCGAAAAAGAATCCTTTGATTCAATAATTGCAACTGGTTCTAATTCGGCAATGCCGCATTGAAGGGCGAGTGAAACCGAAATTTTAGATAATGATCTTTTAAAAATTGATTTTGGTGCGCTTTTTAACGGTTATTGCGCTGATATTACAAGAACTTCTTATCTTGGACAGATTAGTGAAAAAAAATTAGAAATTTTGGAAATAGTAAAAAAAGCTGCTGAAATTGGTAGAAAAAAAGTTGCTCCTGGGGTTAAAGCCAGCGAAATTGACCTTGCTTGCCGGAATTTTATCACCGAACAAGGCTATGGAAAATATTTTATTCACTCAACTGGCCACGGGGTTGGTATTGATATCCATGAATTGCCAGTTGTTAGTTCAACTAGCCAGACAATTTTAGAGCCCGGAATGGTAATAACTGTTGAACCCGGAATTTATATCCCTGGACTTGGAGGCGCAAGAATTGAGGATGTTGTTTTAGTAACTGAAAGTGGTTTTCGTACCTTGTCACGAAAAGGTGAAAGAATTTAG